The Falco biarmicus isolate bFalBia1 chromosome 1, bFalBia1.pri, whole genome shotgun sequence DNA segment TCACAAATGCATCAGAGACAGCCAAGAGGTAGCTCATCATTATCTCCCTGCACATAAATTGAtacaaattaatcttttaatcTCATTTATTTCCAATTTATAGCCAAAGTTCTTATGATCCTTATGTGCATTCTGTgttattacttttaatttaattatattttatttcaattatttgtttgaaaataGCAAATTTTTAAAGTCATTATGTAGTTCTCAATACTGATGTAACTTTCTATCTTCAGAACTTCCTGTCTTCAGGTTTCACAAACTGGGCTATCCCTGAGTCATCAGGGAGTGTATTAAACAGGATCAGTTGCAAGACTAAACTGAAGGGGACATCACTAGTAACATTTCTGCACTCTCTTCAcccttttctgttgtttcccTTGTAATACTATTTGTGCTATACTCTACCCAAATTAATTGCTCTTATCTCTGCTTTAAAGTCCACATGGCCTATACGGTACTCATGTTTAAATTGAATTAACACACAAAATGTACTATCTTactactgttttaaaatatctgcttacataaaacaaataaacaagatATCAGACATCTACTGTGATCCACCTATGGTGAAATCACTACATTTTCTATATAACATTTGTTTCTATGTCCTATTTTATCCTACCCATTTTCTAAGATTTCAAAAACTACTGGCAAAAAACCCTAACAGTCTTGGTCTGCTTTTGCCTTTTAGTGAATATGGGTGTTAAGAGTACATAGTGTATAGTTACAATGTACTTCTCACTATGGATCTATCTTTTTAAGAGAAGCCCTTCATGAATGCCCCTTTATGAATACCAGTGATCAAGGATGCTGAAATCTCCTTAATAAGCCAGTTCATGAAGCCAGCAATTTAATTGCAAATTTTGTTGatctttattccttttctgtgtttcatcagTATAGACTTTCTTTTGACTCTGATGTGCACCTAATATTGTAATATGGTCTCTTATGATGCTTAGTGTAATAtgactgaaagcaaaagaatgtGAAGGAAACTATGTAAGTGGTGGATTGTCatagtttatatatttttatccaCAGCCTCCTTTTTCTTGATTACATCTCAAATAAATAGCATCTTGGTTATACCAAATACAGAGTTCTTACTGAACTTCAGATTTTTCACAGTTCTACCAAGATAGCGTGAGCTAGGGCTTCTCCTTGCATGCCCAGTAGACATATTCCTCCTATTTATGGTTATTGGCAAAGCTATCAGTTTTACGTAGCTGTTGGTGAACAGCATAAATATGCcaacatttcctttgaaaactagattttttaaagtttgggAAATGTATAGATCAAAACGAAACTTTTTGGCTCAACTGCAGTTAAGACTTGTATTTTAACATCTGTTGTTCCATAAAATACTTTGCCATAATGTTATCCTAAATTGGTATTCCTGGGCATGTAGTGACTGATAGAGACATTATGATATAAAGAAGAAGGTAATAGCTTATCAAATAGATGGTTATTTTGCTTCATGGTAAACAGTGCCGTGTTAGAAACAGCTAATGATGGataaaatgctttgattttgtgCTTTATGGACCAGCTAGACAAATGAACTAACCAAACCAGCTTTCAATCTATATctgttgtttcttctgttttcccattAGTATGAAGCCTCCTGAACAAACTACACAACTACCATTTTCCAGTACAAGTAGAAATCCACTTTCCAGTAAGAAGTGTTGGTTTAAGATACTGACTATGGAAAACTTATCACTGGATATAGCTATGTTCtaatattaaatttattaatGACTTTAGTTCcttcaagaaaacagaatgattGTTCCTCATGTTCTCTTCATCCTAGTCatccttctgcttctgaaatgtaGGTACAAATCTGTTGTCAATGAAAATCTTAACATAGACAATATGATATTTCAtacacaaaactattttttttgtaatgaatttaaaataacttttctgattttgtgttttctttctgcaaactGTGTAAGTACAGAAGAATTGTGGAGGGTCTTATTTATCCAAGTGTACATAATAGCTACTTGTATACATTGCCTTTGTACTCACTGGAAAAAATTCTAAGGCATGATGCACCTTATCCTAAAGACTTTCTGGATAGATAGATTGATTAATTAATGAGGAACTCTTCCCACTgactgtaggaaaaaaattaatgacttGTACAGACACCTGTATGTACATTGTAGTTATCTGAAGTTAGATGGGATGAACTCCAGTAAGGCTGATTAAATTTATATAAATGGACCATACAGCTTGCTCAAGCTAACAGATTTCTATACCTGTGActgtggctttattttttataaaatataaaatttcagAATGCCTTCATTTTGGAGAAAAGtgacaaatatataaatatgcatatatattccAAATTAAATATCAGAATAACAATGCCGGTCATAAAATAACTTTCTCTGTAAATGTCTAAACCAAAGCTCAGAATCAATTAATagttttttcttaatgctaCTGGGATTTGGAACAAGTTCTAAATACTCTTATGTGTTATGCATTATATATTATGCTTTTCCATTATTAGTAAAATCTaacatgaaaatataattttagtCATAAAGAATGTGTTAATTTTATGAGAATGTCATGCGTATTTTCACCTTTATTATAAGAATGGAGTCAATGGAGATTGATCCTGTACCTTCACCAATGAGGAAAGTAAGTGACGTTTGTATGTATGTttacatagatatatatatgcttttgaTTTCTTGTGCTCTGTTaatattgcaaaaaaatatGATTCCCCTCCCACATTCAAAACAATTCTTATTTACTTGCTGATTTCAGTTATGCTTGATTATTAGTAGAAGTCAGACACTCCTGAAAAAGGACCCAAAAGGGAATAAATCACAGCATTGATTTCTGGAGTTACATTCTCCACATGCCACATACAGGCTTTTACATTTCTGATGCTAAATTAAATGGCAAATTCTTGAAATCTCAGTATGtttatattattaaaatgttgtaacTGTTTCCAAAATGAATGTTATTAATACATGAAACTGAGAGTTGCAATTAAACTTAAGTTCTAATATattaagaaatggaaatttgTGTAAGGTTTCTACCTTTACTAGTCCTCATGTTGATGTCTGCAGTGCAGATCTGTGCTAGCATCTCAGGTTTTCCATTATAACCTACGAATTAGTATGTGTGATTCATCTCATTCTAAAGGAAACTTGTTGGTCTCattcctgtttctcttccttgacCACAAAGGGAATTTTGGGGGATCAATCTGGGTGCAAACAATGCAGATATCTGAAGTTAGAAGAAGTGAATCACATGGCACTCTTCAGATCACactgattttcaaaacattGCTGAAATTTCATTTATGATGGAtaaaagtgttttggtttttttttttaagccacaAATCAAGCCAGTCGTTATCTTTCACCTTTCATAAAcaattttgtttgctgcttgAGCAGGTGATCTTGCTTCCACCTATGCTCAGGAGCATCAACACATGTATAGTACCTTCATATGTTAAGAAAAAACTAGGTGTAGAAGCCAACGGTCTGAAAGCAGTGCTAGAACCTGATATTTGAGTAGGGAATCGCAAGCTTTGAATGACATCTCTAAGATGAGAAGAAGGCAGGAGCTTTTCACTGTATCAGTATTCTGATTAGGAGAGGTAACATCCAGGAACAGATACTAACTTAAGAATGGgatctcagcacagaaaatgtgtCTGATATTTTTCTTATCTGAATGTGACAGAGAGGACTTCTTGGAATACAACTAAAAGACATGTACTCCCACCACCAACCACCCCACAGAGctctaaaaaataataacttaaTTCTAAGGTTTTGCATTTTAGGTTATGAAAAAAACtggcagctgaaagcaccagAAATCTGCAGGCTTTACAGAccttaaaaatgtaacaataTCACTTAAAGTATCTTCATTATTAACATACATATTACACTGTAATTAATACCTTGACATTCATTTAGCCTGAGACACCAACAGGTCCAACAAGATTGTCATTAATAACTCCACCACAAGATGGACGTATGGGTgagtaaaagtaaaatttataaCTGGATAACATTTGCATTACATTAAGAGGATTAATGAAGTAAAATGCATACATTAGCAATTTACTGAGTAAACTTGAATTGTGTTAAGGTATAAGGAACTTATCATGTAGACATCATTCCAGCAGATGGGAAATGgttaaaaattaagaatgaaGTAAGTCTTCCTAGTACTGACCTACCCTGTTGTGTAAATAATTACTTGTAAACAAAATGATTTTTGCTGAGCAATCATAGCTaatgtttgcaaagaaaatactgtaatgaTGTGTATGGTTGAACAGAACAGGCATACTTGCAATATATGTTGTTGACCCTCTATTAACCTTCATAATTTGTTTATAGTTACGAGAAATTAACATTGTCCATAATGTCATGTTAAAAACCACAtgaaaagaaggggggaaacaaaatgaaagtaacAAAGGTATTTCATAAAAAGCAAGGTAATTAATTTGAGATCAAGAATTTCTTCAGaaaggtgatttatttttttctttttcaccatAGGACTAATAGAGTATAAGACATTTTATCTGCTTGTGCTTCCTTTCATTCCTGGCCTGTTGCAGAGCTTGGGTTACACTGATGTAAATAAGTCATGAATAACAGCCTACTGAAATTAATGCAGTCTCCATGAGTACTGTTTATTTGTGAGGAGTTCCCCAGAATTCCTAATGCTCTGCAAGTTGACCATTTACATGTCCATCTCATTCTTGATTTTACATTCAGCATGTTTCTGTAACAGTCCATTTCAGGCAGTATTTCACTTGGCTTCAGCAGTTAATAGAGTCCATCTCCAGCCACATAAGGAACTTTTAGCACTCTTGTATTTTCACATGGTGCAAATGTCCCAAAATGAAGACAAATACAATTGCAATGCAATTgtaatgaaggagaaaaaaattgctttttctatGTTAAGTCTGATTTATATATTCAGATCCTTCCTAAATGCATGCTTACCTATAAATTTATGAATAACAAGATAGCAAGAGTTGAGGTCGACTGTTTTTTTATTGTGTCTAAATATAAATAGATATTTAATAGGATGATAAAATCATATGTAGAACAGTTATGTGTCCAGCACATTTCAGAATCAGCCCATGAAGTTTTGCAGTGGGCAAGACAGCATACTTGCAAAAGTAAGGGCAAGTAGAAACAGTGATTTACTGTTGCACTAAAGAAAGTTTCTCTCTCCGAGATGGACGGGGCaaaaaagaacagctgaagAGCTGGAGTACCTCAGCAGAGCTATCTTGATAGTCTAATAATAGTCTAATAATAGTCTAATAAATGAGAGAAggtgaaagaaacaaacatatatgtttaatttgaaaaagatTTGCAGGAATGGTGCAATATTATGTTTTCATGACAGTTAAGCTCTAAGTAGGATTAATCTGTTAAGACTAAAGACAACTTTTCACCTTTACCCTCTGCTGGAGTGCTGCTGAGATCTATTGATAGTTTTCACTTTTGCTGGATCTTCCAACAAGAGGTACTGTAAGACAACTCATACCTCAGCAAATGTTTTGTCTGTGCTAAATTGTAAAAACACGTTATTAATTTTTAGGGgtattttaatccttttcaaGTGACTTTATTTTgtcagccaattccttatcttTCATTGTCTATTGTAATTGTGCActatttttcattcttgaaTAAATCAATCATGAATTTGTCCAAAATAATGCACTTAAAGTACCAAACTTTGTTTCCAAAGCTCTCTCTTAAGTAAAACGGGTAATTCATGTTGGTCCTGTTTCAAAAATTTGATTCTTACAGGTAGTGTATCCTACAGAAGTTCTCAGTCATCTGGATTAATGTCAAGTCAAAACAGTAGGGCAGGATCCACAAGGTAATTAAATACCTTTCCAACATGTTACTGTCtcctattttgttttccataatTTCTCTTGTATGTCCTGTATTAATCTGTACATTTAAAGGTTATATTCTATAtctgaagaaatattattttgcaGGCTAGCTATTACCTATACAAATGTGTTATTGTTGgaatcttttattttgaaatcactTTCTTCAAAATTGTGCAGAGATAATCTGAGTTCCTGTAGCTGTGAACATATACAGTCATGGTGCTTTTATACAAAGGGTAGTAATTTTATAGTAGGGAAGTGCAACAACATGTCTGCTTTATAATTCTTCTAAAAATCAGAGATGACAACACAATATCTACACAAGAGCTATTCTTTGAATAACCTGAGCATCTTAATGCAGTGTGTAGCAGGTGTTTCAGGTTTTCAATCTGAACATTGAAAATGCCTCTAACTGTAAGAATTAATAACATCAAGAAAAATCTTGGAATGGCTCCAGAAAAAGTACTTTTGTTCTCTATGATCATTTAGCCAAAAATATCTTCCCAGCACAAATTTAAAGTACAtaacaaaatacttctttccATCTCTGATTCTCAtatattttctccttctgctttttaaaatatgtaaaaatccCAAAGAAGTGCAAATCTGATAAGGAATGTGTAGAACACAACAATTTATGGCATTTTCTATTAAAGTATTAGCACTATGAATTTAAGTGGTTTTGAAATCTCTTGTACTATGAAAGTAGCCTCAAATCATATCCATGAATTAATGTCATTAACAGAACCACACCTATAAGACTACCGCATAGTGGATGTTCACTTACATCACCATCTGGATCACAAAGTAGCAGATGGGGGTCATGGGCTACTTCTGATTTCAGAACCCCTCCTTTGTATCCATTTACATCACCTTCCCCACAGCCATCTGTAACAAGACAACCAATCACCATCTCTGGACTTCTGCAAAGACAACATTTAGGCAAGTACATTTTATGAAATAACAACATTTAATGCCTCCTGAAAAATTTTCACCGTAACACATGCTTATTACTTATTCACTGGAAACagcaaataagaaataaattaagcaaCACAAAAATGATATTTCAAACTTGGAAATAGGCTATCAGCAAAATATCAAAATGTTGATGTTTATGACCAGTATTGTGCCTTAGTCTTCTGTGTGATAGAATATttgctgtaaaaatatattcttgCTTCACCTCagaatgatattttaaaagagatttaaaTCTGATAATGTCCATAATTGTTTTCTAGAGAAAGTATCAGTTCTAAATAAATCAACACATATAATAATTCGCAAAAACTAATCTTGCAACAAATGTCAAGTAAGGAGTGAAGAAAGACATGAGTGGAGGAAGTAAAGTGAACTCAGTGGGAGTCATAGCAAGACAGAGATAATAAACAAGAGTCCTTTAATAAAGCATAATAGTTGACACatgggaaagaaggaggaaaaatgtctATAATGAAAAGAATGAATGGGAGACGGTCCCTGTGACTGAATTGTGTGTTCTAGAAAGTGGGTGACACTTGACATCTCACTATgtccagcagagaaaaaaattaacataaaaggAAACTGCAATATTCTGAGAGAAAGAAGTGAAGTATTAGTCACCTGGTTATTAGGAACTAGAGAATATTAATGGAAAGGAGCAAATGAGTGAACTCATTCTGCAAATGAACAATGGATAGGGAATGAGCAGATgaagaggcagagaggaggaaggaagatgtATTaagcaataggaaaaaaaggtgaggaTATTAAAAGGGTTAGGAGTAGAAAAGGAACGCAGAACAGTGCATGGGACAGAAAAAAGGCTATAGAGGAAGCAGACTAAAGAATTTATTAGAATGGCGATAAGAATGCAGAATATTAGTGTGAAAGAGGAAGCAGGATGgaccaaaggaaaaagatgagaAGACAGTAAAggccatttttttcctatgaagcAAGAAAAGTAGAAAGGAGATGGTCTGGATAGTTAAAACAAAcagaccaaacaaaaaagcaaagaataaggaaatgttggggaaaaaattatagaAGACAAAAGCTTTTTCTAGTCTTTTACTGttatgttttataaatattgtTATTTATAGCATTCTACTTCCCTGTCATGTGCTCTTTACCTTCACAGTCTGGGAGAAAAGGCTTAGATTATAATTATGATCATTTTTTGCTTGTGATTTATACCATATTCTGTACAATATTAACGTAATTTCTTTTACAACTACCTATTATCCCATTCATAGATTTCAGGAGTAATCTTCCCAATTCCATGATGTCTTTTTTCAGTCCTAGTGCTGTTCTCTCATTTGCCATGTTTCCTGTCTCAACTTCACATTTCTTAGAGAACTAGCTGTCAAGACACCCACATAAATGTCCACAAGTGACAGTAAAAAAAGAGGTAGTCCATGGTATTATTTGCTGAGTGCAGAATAAGGCTAGCAAAAGTAGCTGAGCTGCATAGAGACCAGCCCAAGAAGGATATGGAAATGCACTTGGGCAGATTAATTCATAAAATCATGGAATCATGgaacagcccaggttggaagggaccttgaaagatcatctggtccaaccttcTGTGAgaaagggagcctagatgagTTTGTCCAGCATCCTGACCAATCACATCTTGGAAACCTAATTCTTCATATTGTAGAGTTTATATCACAAGTGAAATCTTTGTTATTTACATTAAAAGGATAATTCActataaagcatttttcagtcCATATTAATAAATGTGACCTTTCTATTCCAAGAGTAACACATCCCAAGCAGTTTTGAGATCATGAAACTTaatgaaaccaaaacaagaCATTATAAGAAATTCACTCGTACTCAAGATATGAACGCTTATAGTTTGTAGAAGCTTACATCataactggcttttttttttgtggaatttGTGGACAGTGATACAGCATGTGAAATAATGCACAAACCTGATAGAATCTGTAAATACTGTAGTAGAAATCAAagttaaaataaagcagctgtaTTGAACTTACATATTAGTCAACTTTGAGCTGTATGTTTACAGGTTAATTGCAGTTCATATGCAGAGCAATGCTTTTGGCATTCACTTGTGTAGCTGAAACTGGAATATAGCAAAAATGCTTTTAGGGAAAGAGAAACCAGttcttttatataaatacaattattattatttagattCATAAAAAGAGCTCCAGAAAAGTTCTCATCAAAATGTATGGATTTAGTTCTAATTGTTGATAATggttcctttctctcttccttgaATAAGTTTACATGAATAAAGTTTTCCTTTAGTGtgactaatttttttcccatttgcacTTGTATTCTTATTGTAGGATCGACTAATTTTGGAGGACATTCAACAGAAAGATAAGCAAACATCTGTGAGTTGTTTTGGTTAATAAGCATCTGGAGAAGCCCTACACAGACTTCGGATATCAAACTATTTGTAATTTCTATGAAGTGtcaaaatggaataaaacagCTAACCATTCAGcattaataatgtatttaaaacatcaCTGATCTTCCTGGTTAACATCTATGGTAGTTTTGAACAGGAGTACAAAATCCTTGTGCCACTCTTAGAAATTTTGGCTTAAAATATATCGTATAAATAAACAGTCTTTATTAACTAAATGTTAGAACGGAACATGATTATATTCAATGAGCATTTTTTGCTGTGAATGCATTGAGCTGCAGCAGaactctgtttttaaatttttgcatCTGTACAGGATTAGAAATGACCCTTAGTCctaaaaaacaattaatttatGGATTTTTGATTCCACAATTCTAAACCTTGGTTCGTActcaataaattattttgcttgcACTGTTGTAAAGGGGTAAGGTTTGAGAGATATTACATTCTAGCAGGCCCTGCTGAGCTCATAATACATTATCTATTCCACACTCCAAGATATTTACCATCTGATTTAGGTAGAATGGTTTCTTCCCCAAATGGAATGAAATGGGGAAGCTGGGATGAAGAGATAAACCACAGTGGAGACTACCTTTACTCTCATACAGGAATAGCAACTGAACACTCTGAATGCAGGGTGCCAGAATGAAAACTTCTTCTTTTGAGAATAACTCTTAAGCTGGAATTCCCACCATTACTGTGTAAGATTTTGGTACGACTGAGTGATCAACTATGcacctttgttttgtttcggCCCTAACTTTACCTggactgttttaaaaataatataactAAAAGCTGGCTTTTTGAGATAAAGTCCCCTGAGCACATGATAAATTTCTTTTGGgttgaaatgttttgcttgaCCTAAGAGAAAAGttagaacagaaaagaaattataaaggattatatttttttttgtaatgctgAGACAAAGTGGTTTAATTCACCCAGAAAACCAGAGtgaatgtattttcttactctttctgTATTTGATTTCATTGTTCTTCTATCATCTCCCCAGTTAGATACTGTGATGAGTTTTACCGGGCAAGTGTGCCCCTTGAATGAGAATAAAATACATGGAGAAACAAATTTTATGAACATTTCTGGAGCAGGGGCTTCCACAACAAATTTTAAACTTcacatttcctttatttcagtgtaaaactgctttttacttttttaccATGGGAAAGTTTGtgtgttttctccttcccaaTTTCTTATACTTCCAATTCTAGATAACATTTCTAAGTAAATTTCCTTTCAAGAAAAATTCCATTTGAAAGATTTAGTTTTACAGTACCACAGACATAAACAACTAAAGAAGTGGGGTGCAACTTTTTAGAATTCCTACTCTCCTTTAGTTCCAGATGAGTTAGAATAGCTTGAAAAATGAGACTAGTAAAAAATGATTGTTGGCTTCCTCATTAATTGTGCCCCaatgattttctgtttgtttggatCACAAGAcagtattctttttaatttctcttttgcaaCACTGCAGAGTCATCATCCAAGCCTGCAAAGGTTTTATAGTTGCTGAAAGTTGTATTCTACAATCAGGTGAAATATctggttttcattaattttgtttctccctccttcccaccccagcccttATTAATTGCATAGCTGTAAATGAAGACAGAATATGAGGATGATAAAGCTGCAAAGTTGTGTCTTTAAATGGGACTTGTCCGAAGATTTTCTGGAAGGAATCATATAGGAAGGAGTCGTATATGCTAGTTCTACAGAActaacaacaataaaaaaatgcacCCTGTCATTCAAAGACGTGAATAAAAGAGAGCTGAATGATTTCTGTATTGCTGCTTACAGCAGTGGTTTCCACACAAATTCAGTAATGAACTTCATGGCTTTGGCAATCTTTACCAGTTCACCTTTTCTGTGGTAAAAGCTCGACACAGgaagaacatgttttgtggctGTAGGTTGGGAAGAGAACTTGGAACATTGcgtcaataaagaaaaaaagtatagtATAAAAATGggcatttatgtatttttacttctgctCTGAACTACGTagtaatattttctatttaacaGGTACTGCCCAATCTATTTGAGCCCACAGTCTaatcctgaaggaaaaaaaatgcccatCTTTGGAGATGTTACAGgctttaaatgcattttgaagagaaaacaaagcgTAATTTAAGTcgaaaaggaaaaaaaaggcacaggAGTTACATGTGTGGAGTAGGAAAACCTTTGGATGACACCCTCTTGCTTCCCAGttcagacaaaagaaaattttgaaaacatgagCTAATGAACTAGCTATAATGtgaaatttttcaaaactgGCATCTAAGTGGTGCTCATATCATGCAAAATAAttgctaggaaaaaataattaaaaagaaaaaaagccatttgaGGAATGCAATTTGCCCAGTTCAATGCTTTCATCATTTGTtcataaaaagctgaaaataattaagtattttattctttaagaagaggagaaggaaaaaaggcaacGTTTCCTCTGTCTGGCAATAAACACAAAAGTTTCTATATTAATCTCTTAGGCACCCGTCTTCGCtggatttttcttgctttcGTGAGGCATTAACGTCCTTTAAGGAAACTTGCAGTGCACCAGTGGTGCACCAGAGGGTGCTAACTTACCTCGGAACAAATTTATTTAGTCCATAACTCTTGGGTAAGTGGAGTAAAATCTGTACTATTCTGGCCTTTTCAGTGTGATATTTATATAGAAAAGCTACAGATAATAAGAATGGCAACAAATTAATGTAGAGTCTGAAGataaaacatcagaaaagtgcccaaagataaacaaaaaatgtgagGGACTGAATGAACTAAACTGGAAGATAAAACAGTAATTCAGATAGGGTAGCCTACAAATATGTGAAAAGTACATATGGAAGCAGGCGTTAGTCATGCTAGTGAGGTAAGCTGTAGTGGtttgaaggaagaaattatttaggCTTGATATTGGGAAACTTTCTAAGAGAGTACTTTGGCAACGTGCTAGTCTCAGGACAGGGTCAATGCCCCATCACGGTGGGTATTGAAGACTTCAGAGTTCAGATGCCAGTGCTAAAGCTGGGGTGTGTATCTTGGAGAAATACACAGCCTGAACTGGCCTCAAgttgttttcagtgtttctgtcaGCAAGTTTCTGGTTTTAAGTCATAAAAGGGCACCAATTtatcttttacatttttctgggaGAGTTTATATTCCACTACAG contains these protein-coding regions:
- the RNF212 gene encoding probable E3 SUMO-protein ligase RNF212; its protein translation is MAVPVFCNACFCEPSKPTPRFSLTSCGHVICEICLQKGKKDECLICRTPCRTLVLSKQTNPDIQSLFMGIDTLCKKYAKEITQISEFQEKHRKHLLAYHRQKTVKLEESLKKVTQQMHQIQRMKPPEQTTQLPFSSTSRNPLSIPSRKQNDCSSCSLHPSHPSASEIMESMEIDPVPSPMRKPETPTGPTRLSLITPPQDGRMGSVSYRSSQSSGLMSSQNSRAGSTRTTPIRLPHSGCSLTSPSGSQSSRWGSWATSDFRTPPLYPFTSPSPQPSVTRQPITISGLLQRQHLGSTNFGGHSTER